The nucleotide window CCTCTTGACAGCGTGGAACGGCGGGGCTTTTCAGTGGGTGGTGCCGGGTTATCCAGTGGGTTATCCACAGAAGCTGTGGGTAACTTTTCGATATTCGCCAGCACGTTTACCCGTGTCAGTCGATCAACGGAAGAGCGGGCGCAGCATGAGCAGCGCGAAAAACAGCGCGACACCGACCGGCAACAGACCCGTGAAAAAGGCAGGCCACGGGGCGCGGCCCTTGCGGCGTGCGCCGAACGACGAGATCAGGCCGGCACAGAGGCACAGCACGCCGACGCCCCACGTCGGATTGGGGTTCTTCAGCACCCAGGCGGCCGCGGCCAGCAGGCCGATCCAGGCCAGCGGCGTGGCGCCGGGCGGCGGTGGCTTGACGCTCGAAGCGGTGGCTGCCGCAGGGCGTTGGGTCTGACGGGGCGTGTCTGGCGTTTCGTTGGGCATCGAGGCTCCGGAGAATGCGGTGACTCGCGCGGGCGCCGGGGCGGCCTCGCGCGCGAAAGCCGCAGCATAGCAAACGTCGACCGTCGACGCTCAGGAGGCGACAGTCGGCAAGGTAACGCCGGGTGATGTCGCGGGCACGGCATGCGTGGCGTGAGACTCGTGCGCTGCGTGGACTGGCATGCTGACGTACCAGACGCTGGTGGTGTCGGTGTCGCGCGTCGGAGCGAACTCCGGGAGATTGGCGCACCGGTCATCGAGGTCGATGTAGCGCTTGAATGGCTTGATAGGCTTGATCCGTGGTGCCTGCGGCTGGCTCGACGGTAGTACCGGACCGTCAGCGCGTGGCGTCACGCGTATCTCGACGCAGGGCTGATGGAACGGGTCGGCTGGCGCGCCGGTGGCCGGCGGGATGCCCTGCGCATGGGCGTGCGGCGCATGCAGGACGCATAGCGCGGATAGGGCACTCAGCGCACAGAACGCCATGAATCGCCAGGACGGCCGCCCGGGCACGACGTTCCCGATACCCACGATATCCACGATATCCGCGATACGCACGGGCGCTTGGGCGATCCATTGGGCGCAGCTTGCGCGGGACTTGCGGGGTCTGGCAGGGCTCGGCGGCATGGCGGGCTCCGTCGGGACGAGCGTTGGATCGACGAACATCGTCGGTGCCGGGGGATGCAATTCCGGCACGTCATGTCTGCCATAAGCCAATATCGTGCCGGAAGTGGTAATTCCATGATTTTTATGGAATTTTCAGTGCCGGGCGGAAGGTGTCGATGCCGGAACCCGCATCAAGTGTTGCAGTTCCGAAACGTGGGCCTGAGAATCGGACTCTGTAAAAGGCGATTCAGGCGATTCTCTGATCTTGCGATTACTGTATATAATCACAGTATTCCATTCAACGGCGAGACCGAAATTCCGATGAAATCCAACTATTCCATCGCCGAAATCGAGCAGGCGATCAACTACTGGACCCGTCGTCAGGCGGCCGACAGCCATTGGGCGCTGTGTCCGTCGGCGCGTGTGCTGGCCGATATTTACGGAGAGATGATTTACCGCCACGACACCAGTATTGCGGCCGAGGCTCTCAATGAGCGCCAGAGTCAGGCGATCGAAACCGCCTTGCATCAGATGGAGTTGGGGCTCGCCCCCTGACCAACTCCGGCCCCCGGGCGTCGCATTGCCCTCAGGGCCGAACGATGGTCGTCACAGTGGTCGATGTGACCGTGGTCGAGCGACGGCGGGCATCCCAGCGTTCCAGCCATTGCTCAAGGTCCTCCGCGCTGAGCGCAGGCGCGAACAAAAAGCCCTGTGCCACCCGATAGCCCTGTGCGATCAGCAGATCGCGCTGGGCTTCGTCTTCGACCCCTTCCGCGACAACCGTCAGATGCAAGCTCCGGCCGATGCTGATGATGGCATTGGTGAGCGCACGCACGGTCTCGTCGCGCGTCACGTCGTGCACGAAGCTGCGGTCGAGCTTGAGTTCCGAGACGGGCAGGCGGCGCAGATAGCCGAGACTCGAATAGCCCGTGCCGAAGTCGTCCATCGACAGCCGCACACCCATGGCATGCACTTCTTCGATGATGCGTCGCGTGCTCGGATTGTGGTCCATCAGCACGTTTTCGGTGATTTCGATGGCAAGACACGTCGGCGGCAGCTCATTGGCAGCCAGCGTATCGGCGATCATGCGCGGCAGGTCGTGATCGTGGAAGTTGGTCGGCGACAGATTGACCGACATGTTGCCGATCGCCACCCCGCGACGGCGCCAGTCCGCCAGTTGCCGGCACGATTCGCGTAGCGTCCACGCCCCCAGTTCGCCGATCAATCCGCATTCCTCCGCCAGCGCGATAAAGCGTGTCGGCGACACGTCGCCGTACTGCGGATGCACCCACCGGGTCAGCGCTTCCACCCCGCACACCGACTCGTCGAGCAGATTGATCTGCGGCTGGTAATGCAGCCGCAGGGTGTCGCGCCGCAGCGCGTCGCGCATGGCCGTTTCCAGCTCAAGGCGCTCCTGCGCGTGGATATTCATGTCCTCGTGATAGAACCGCACGCTGCCCGGGCTGGCCATCTTCGCCTGATACATCGCCATGTCCGCGCGCTGGAGCAGGATATCGAACTCCTGCCCGTGATTCGGATACAGGCTGATGCCGAAGCTGCCCGACGGGGTGAGCGTTACGCCATCGACCTGGCAGGGCGCGGTGAGCGCATTGCGCATGCGTTCGATGGCCGCGTCGAGCCGCTCGGGATCGCACTCGGTGAGCACGGCCACGAACTCGTCACCTGAGAGGCGCGCAACGATATCAGCACCGCGCAACGACCGGCGCAGGCGCTGGGCAATCGTGCGCAGCAACACGTCGCCGGCCTGATGGCCGAGCGAATCGTTGACCTGCTTGAAGCGATCCAGATCGAGGAAGATCACCGCCATGCGCGTGTTCAGCTCGTGCGCGCTGGCAATGGCCTGCGCGGCCAGCACGCCGAGCATGCTGCGATTCGGCAGGCCGGTGAGGCTGTCCGAGAACGCCAGTTGACGAATGCGCGTGCGCGATTCGTCGCGCTCGAACGCCAGTTTGCATAGGTGCACGCACACGTCGACCAGCCGTTCGTGCAAGGCGTCGGGGCCGCGCGCGGTGCGGTAATAGAACGCGAGCACGCCGAGCACCCGGCCATCGTTGGCGATGATCGGCATGGCCCACGAGGCGGCCAGCCCGTAGGTCGCTGCCATGTCGCGGAAATCGGCCCAGCGCGGGTCGTGGGCGATGTCGGTCACGATGACGCGCCGCGCCTGAAAAGCAGCCGTGCCGCAAGTGCCCACATTCGGGCCGATGGCAATGCCGTCGATGAACTGGTGATACTGCGCGGGCAGGCTCGGGCCGGCTTGCGGCCGCAGGTGGCCTTCGGCGTCCACGCGCACGACCGAGGCCATGACTTCCGGCGCAATCTGCTCCAGCTCACGGCAAATCAGCATGAGCACTTCCACGAGCGGTGCGTCACGCACCATCGCGGCCAGTGCCTTGTGCTGCAACACTTCCTGAATCTTGGACTGCGTGATGTCCGTGAAAAGCGCCACGGCATTCACGAGCTTGCCATTCGCGTCGAGGATCGGGTTGGTGACGATCGACGCCCAGAGCGGTTGGCCCTGTGCCGTGCGCACGAGCACTTCGCAATGGCAACTGCGTCCGTCGCGGGCCGATACGAGGCAGCCCGTCAGGGCCTGCTGCACGTCGACGGCAGCCGCACCGCTGGCGAATTCGTCCACCGGCGCGTCGCCAAACGGGCTATGCCCCGATTTGCCGACCACTTCGTCGGCCCGGTAGCCGAGCATGCGGGTGAAGCCCGCGTTCACATAACAGACCACGCCCTGCGCATCGGTGATGAGCACGGCGTTATCGGTCTCGTCCACGCCGAGCGAGAGCAGGTGCAGGCGGGCGTTGTCCTGCGCTTCGCGCTCGACGCGATCGGTCACGTCGGCGGCAAGCTTGATCACGAAGGCGAGTTTGCCGTCGCGATCGAAAACGGGGTTGTAGGTGGCTTCGAACCAGACGGTGCCGCCATCGCGACGGCGGCGGCGCACTTGATCGGTGTGGGCGTGGCCGGTGCTGATCACGCGCTCCAGCGCGTTACCGCAGGTGGCGTCGCCTGCATCGCACAGTGTGGCGTGCGGCTGGCCGATCAGTTCGTCGCGGGTGTAGCCGACCACGCCGAGCAACTTGTCGTTGACGTCGACGATCGTGCCCTCGGGGGTGAGGGTGAGCATGCCGAGCGAGCGGTCGAGCGCTGCGAGCAACGCATCGCGCCCGGGCGTCGGTGTTGCGCCGGCGGTGGACGACGGTGAACCGGGCACGGCCATCGCAAGGGCCTCCTCAGACGACCTGCGGACATTGTCGGGTGTTACAGGGGCTGGCACACCAAAAACGCTTTCAAGTATAGCGGCCTGCGGGGGCAGGCCGACATGGGAGAAACCGGGAGAGCGCACGGCTTGCGTGCGCGCTGGGGCTGGGTGCGTGGCGGCTTGGGCTGGACGTAGGGCTGGATTTCAGGCGGTAACCCGTGAGGTGGCGGCCACTGAAGCGGCAACCACTCAGGCGCCAACCACCTTGATCCGGACGCCGTCGAGCGAAACGATCTGCCCGGCGCGGATTTTGCACGTCTTGCGGGATTCGGGCTTGCCGTCGACACGTACGAGGCCACTCGCGACAAGCGCCTTGCCGGCGCCTCCGGAGTCGGCCACGCCGGCGACTTTGAGCAAGTCGTTCAGGGCGATGAATTCGCCAGTGAGTTCAAAAGTAACGTTTTGCATGATGGACCGGATACTACGTAAAAACCCGATGCGCGTCGACTGTCGAAAATTTCGAGTTGCCGGCTTATCGGCTTATCGGCTCATCGGCTTGTCAGCTCTCGATCACATGCTCGATGCGGCGGTCCGGAATGAGCCAGACGATGGCGACCAGCGCGTACAGGCCGAGCGACACGGCCGGCGCCACGAACGCGAGGCCGATGGCCAGCGCATAGCCGAGCACGGAGAGCTTGCCCTTGGCGTCCCGGCCGATGGCGGCAGCCAGCTTGAGGTTGGCGCCTTCACCGTGCACGGCCAGCAGGGCGCGCGTGAGAATGTAGTACGCCACGGCGGCCATGAAGAGCACGACGCCGTAGAGCGCTGTCGGCCACGCGGTGAGGTGGTTCTCACCCAGCCAGTGGGTGACGAACGGAATCAACGACAGCCAGAACAGCAAGTGCAGGTTGGCCCACAGCACACCGCCCGAGACGCGCTGCACCACATGAAACAGGTGATGGTGATTGTTCCAGTAAATGCCGACGTAGATATAACTCATGATGTACGTCAGAAAGGTCGGCAGTACTGGCAGCAACTCGTCGAGATCAGTGCCGTGCGGCGCTTTCATCTCGAGCACCATGATGGTGATGATGATGGCGATCACGCCATCGCTAAAGGCTTCCAGTCGGCTTTTGCCCATGGTGTCGGTTGGTTGGTGCTGGTCAAAGTGGGAAGCGAAAACGCAGAGCGGCGCGGCGGGCGAAACACTCCGCCACGCGCCGCCGGCATTCAGACAATGGCGACCCGATTGCGGCCGGCTTGCTTGGCGGCGTACATCGCGCGGTCGGCGCGTTGCAGCACCGCACCGAAATCGGCGTCGTCGGGGGCAAGACTCCCCACGCCGATGCTCGCGGTAAAGCGCACGGGGCCGGTGGCGCCCGGCACGCTGGTGTTACTGATGGCAGAAAGCAGACGGTCGGCGGCCTGCACAGCGCGATGCGCATCGGCTTCGGGCAGCAGCACGGCGAATTCTTCCCCGCCGAGCCGTCCCATGACGGTGCCTTTGCGCAGCGTGGCGCGCGCCACCAGCGTCAATTCGACGATGACGCGATCGCCAATCGCATGGCCCCAACTGTCATTGATGGCCTTGAAGTGATCGATGTCGATCATCAGCACGGCGAGCCGGCGGCGCTGGGCGCGGGCGGTGGCAAACGCTTGTTCGGCCTGCATGAGAAACGCACGCCGGTTGAGCGCACCGGTCAGGCCGTCGCGCATGGCCATGTCGCCGAGTACCTGATTGACGCGGCGCAGTTCGAGTTCGTCGACCACCAGCGCAGACAGGTCGGCGAGCAGGCCGCGCATTTCGGCGTCGAGCGTGCGGGGGCGGCGGTCGATCACGCAGAGGGTGCCGAGCCGGTGACCTTCGGGCGTGCGCAGTGGGGCGCCGGCGTAGAAGCGAATGTGCGGATCGCCAGTGACGAGCGGGTTATCGGCGAAGCGCCGGTCGGCGTGGGCGTCGGGCACCACGAGCACGTCGTCGCTCAGGATGGCGTGTGCGCAGAACGCCATCGAGCGGGGCGTCTGAGTGGCGTCGATACCTTGTTTGGCCTTGAACCACTGACGCGACTCGTCAATGAGCGACACGAGCGAGATCGGCGTGCCGAGCACGTACGAGGCGATTCGCACGATGCGATCGAACGCGGGTTCCGGGGAAGAATCGAGGATGTCATAGCGGCGCAGGGCCGCCAGACGTGCCGCTTCGTCGATGGTCGCGCCGCGGTTGGCGGCGAATGACGTGGGCAGCAGGCTATGCAGAGAATCTTGCGTTAGCGGTAGCGGCTGCGGTGAATGCGCTCCGGGTGTGGTCATATCGCGACGGGCAGGTATGGCGTAGCGAGTGGATGACAGCAGCTCCGTCACGGGCAGCATTGACGACGGCGACTGCGCGAAGGGTGTGGCGCCCATTCTGCCGCGCATGTCGTCGCTTGGCAAATTAGGGGGCGACAGCAACTCGCCGTGCCAGAGTTCATGGGCGGCACGTGTGTTGTCGCCGAGCACCGGTGTCGGAGCGCTGTGGGTCATGATTTGACTTCGAAGGCTTCACCGGTCTCGAAGAAGTTGCCGCCGGCGATATAGTGAATACTGCGCGACACGCCGGGCGCGAACTGCCAGTGCCCATCGCGAAACGCGCGCGGATCGGCCCAGGCCGCAACGACCTCGCCGAGAAAGAGATCGTAGCGATCCTGATTGTGCGGCTCGGGGATGACGCGGCATTCCAGCCAGGCGACGCACCCCCCGATGAGCGGTGCCTGAATGTGACTGCCTTCGAACGCATGGACGCCGGTGCCGTCGGTGAACTTATCGGTGTCGCGGCCAGAGACGCTGCCGACGGCCAATGTTTCGCGGGCGATGATGCGCGCCGGCACGTTCAATGAAAACTCGCCCGAGGCTTCGACCAGTTCGCGGGTCAGCGTATTGCGGTCGATGACCACGGCGACTTTGGGCGGCGAGAAGTCGAGCGGCATGTTCCACGCCGCCGCCATGACGTTGCGACGCCCGGCATGGGCGCTGCCGACGAGCACGGTCGGGCCGTGGTTGAGCAGCCGGTAAGCTTTAGGCAATTCGACGGGCAGGCGTTCGGTCATTTCGGTCATGGCGGGCACTCGACAAGCTTGGCTTCGGTAGAGCGGGTCATGATAGCGCGGCTCGCGCGGCGGCGACGCTTGCAATAGCGGGTATAGCGGGTATGGCGGGAGTCAAACGGGGCCATGCCCCGCCATCTGAAAAAACGGCCCGCAGGGTGAGCTGCGGGCCGACAAACGGCACGGTGCGGGGAGCTCGTGCCGGATCAGATGTGAAGCTAGTATGCAATGGCATCGTCCCAGTCCGGTCCCCACGAGGTGGGGTGGCAGCGCGTTCTGTATCAATACAAAACGCGACACCCGGTCGGCATTGCGACGATGAGGCAATGCGCGTGGCAGAGGTGCAGCAGACGCGCACAATGCGCAGAAGGCGAGCGAGCGTTTTTGAAGCGTGAGGAGGGCGTATGAGCGGCAACGTATACGTGGGCACGGCATCGTGGACGGATAAGTCGCTCATCGCATGCAAGCGGTTTTATCCACCGGGACATGCGTCGGCCGAAGCGCGTCTGCGCTACTACGCGAGCCGCTTTCCGATGGTCGAAGTCGACAGCAGCTATTACGCGATGCCGTCGGGATCCAATGCGCAGCTTTGGGCGGAACGCACCCCGCCGTCGTTCGTCTTCAACATCAAGGCATTCCGTCTGCTCACGGGGCACCAGACGCCACGTGTCGCCTTTCCCAAGGACTTGCAGGCGGCGCTGCCACCCGGTCCGCGCGCGAATGTCTACTACAAGGATGTGCCCGCGGCTCTACAAGATGAAATCTGGCGGCGCTATCTTGAAGCGCTCGCACCGCTCGCGAGGGCGAACAAACTCGGTCTGGTCCACTTCCAATTTCCGCCTTGGCTCACGGGCGACAAAGCGAGTCGTGCGCACATCGAAATGTGTGCCGAGCGCATGGCAGGCTACGGCGTCGCTGCCGAGTTTCGCCACCATCACTGGTTTGACGACGCGCATCGCGACGCCACACTCGCATGGCTGCGCGAACTGGGCTGGGTCAACACCATCGTCGACGAACCTCAAGGCTTCACGAACAGCATTCCGACGGTCTGGGCGGCCACCTCGCCACGCGCCGCCGTCCTGCGTCTGCACGGGCGCAATCACGAAACTTGGAACGTACGCGACAGCACGGCCGCTTCGGATCGCTTCAATTACGACTATCGCGAAGCGGAACTCGCCGCGCTCATCGACCCGATTCGCATCATCGCGAAGGAAGTTGCCCACGTGTACGTGGTGTTCAACAACAACTATGAAGATCAGGGGCAACGCAACGCGCTGGCGCTCATGAATCTGCTCGGCGATAGCGCTATCGCGCGAACTACTGCGCCGACGCAACTCCCACCCGATGAAGCGGCTTCGCTCTTCTGACCGCTTCGGTCTATCCTCTCTTCCTTTCCGGTACCTCTCACGAAACCATCAGGTTTCTTCAAGGCTTACCGGTGCTTCGTTTCTCGTAACCCCTTGGAGCTTTACGCGTGCCCACGCCGTCTCAATTGCTTTTCCTGCCCGGTGCCTCGGGCAACACCGCCTTCTGGCAACCGGTGGCCGACCAACTCTCGCATCCGGCAACCCGTGTCGTGCTCGGCTATCCCGGCTTTGGCGCCACCCCGGCCGACCCCGCCGTGAACGATATCGATGCGCTGACGCAACGTGTCGTCGCGCACCTCGATCAACCGACGGCCATCATCGCGCAATCGATGGGCGGCATTCTCGCCATTCGCGCCGCCCTCGCACGTCCGGAAATGGTCACGCACCTTGTGCTGTCGGTCACCTCCGGCGGCGTCGATATGCATGACCTCGGCGCGAAGGACTGGCGCGACGGGTTTGCCGACGCGAACCCCACGTTGCCCGATTGGTTTCTGACCTACCACGCTGACCTTTCGCCCGATATCTCGCGAATCACACAACCCACGCTACTGCTCTGGGGAGACGCCGACCCGCTCAGCCCGGTTGCCGTCGGTGAGCGTTTGCACACCCTGCTGCCCGATGCGCGCCTCCATGTAGTGGACGGCGGGGCGCACGATCTCGCCTACGCGCATGCAGCCGACGTGGCACCGCTTATCGACGCACATCTCGCACGCGTCTGACCCGGGCCGGTCGCGTCGAACGAGGGGGCGCGAATGTCGTGCTGACAGTTTTTGGCGCAGTACCATGTTTTGATAGCCGTAACCTGTGTTCACCTCTGGAGGCAGACGAACATGACGACCGACCGGCGAATCACGTTTTTTCACGCACCCAACACGCGCTCGACCGGCGTGTTGGTGCTACTCGACGAATTGCAGGCTGACTACGACCTGCATCTGCTGCGCTTCGCCACCGGCGAACAACGCAGCGCCGACTTTCTCGATATCAACCCGATGGGCAAGGTGCCGGCCATCCGCCACGGCGATGCCGTGGTCACGGAACAGGCGGCGGTGTACATGTACGTCGCGGAGTTGTATCCGGAGAAGGGGCTGTCGCCGCCGCCGGGGGACCCGCGCCGTGGCGCGTACTTGCGATGGATGGTGTTCTACGGTTCGTGTGTCGAACCTGCGGTGACCGACAAGGCGCTGGCGCGTCCGGTGATGGAGCACTCTCGCTCGCCCTACGGCGATTACGACGAAGTGATGTGGACGATCGAGCGACACCTGACGCAGAACCCCGGCCCATGGTGGCTGGGCGAGTCGTTCACTGCCGCCGATGCGCTGTGGGGCAACGCCTTGCACTTTCTCACGCAGTTCAAGATGGTGCCAGCCAGCCCCGCCATTGCGGCATATGTGGAACGCTTTCGCGCTCGCGACTCGGTCAAGCGCGGACACGCGCACGACGCCGAACTGGCCAAGAGCCTGGCTGCGAGTGGCACGTGACGCCACTCGCTGGATAGGCTTGCGTCAGTCAGGCAACACGTCGATTTGCGGTTCGCAGTCGATGGGGAAGTTGACGGAATTGGCGACGTAGCATTTGGCGTGGGCTTCGTGGTGCAGCTCGGCCGCAAGCTTAGCGTCGCTGCCCGCGCGTAAGGTCACGTGCGGGCGCAGCAGGATTCGCGTGAAGCGACCCTCTTGCGGCGTATCGATCATCGTGCCGAGGGCATCGTCGCGATATTGCTCGACACGGATACCCGCGTCGGAACAGAGGTGCAAATACCAGAGTTTGTGGCAGGCGCTTGCCGAAGCCACCAGCAATTCCTCGGGGTTCCAGCG belongs to Pandoraea norimbergensis and includes:
- a CDS encoding DUF3717 domain-containing protein — encoded protein: MKSNYSIAEIEQAINYWTRRQAADSHWALCPSARVLADIYGEMIYRHDTSIAAEALNERQSQAIETALHQMELGLAP
- a CDS encoding sensor domain-containing protein; the encoded protein is MAVPGSPSSTAGATPTPGRDALLAALDRSLGMLTLTPEGTIVDVNDKLLGVVGYTRDELIGQPHATLCDAGDATCGNALERVISTGHAHTDQVRRRRRDGGTVWFEATYNPVFDRDGKLAFVIKLAADVTDRVEREAQDNARLHLLSLGVDETDNAVLITDAQGVVCYVNAGFTRMLGYRADEVVGKSGHSPFGDAPVDEFASGAAAVDVQQALTGCLVSARDGRSCHCEVLVRTAQGQPLWASIVTNPILDANGKLVNAVALFTDITQSKIQEVLQHKALAAMVRDAPLVEVLMLICRELEQIAPEVMASVVRVDAEGHLRPQAGPSLPAQYHQFIDGIAIGPNVGTCGTAAFQARRVIVTDIAHDPRWADFRDMAATYGLAASWAMPIIANDGRVLGVLAFYYRTARGPDALHERLVDVCVHLCKLAFERDESRTRIRQLAFSDSLTGLPNRSMLGVLAAQAIASAHELNTRMAVIFLDLDRFKQVNDSLGHQAGDVLLRTIAQRLRRSLRGADIVARLSGDEFVAVLTECDPERLDAAIERMRNALTAPCQVDGVTLTPSGSFGISLYPNHGQEFDILLQRADMAMYQAKMASPGSVRFYHEDMNIHAQERLELETAMRDALRRDTLRLHYQPQINLLDESVCGVEALTRWVHPQYGDVSPTRFIALAEECGLIGELGAWTLRESCRQLADWRRRGVAIGNMSVNLSPTNFHDHDLPRMIADTLAANELPPTCLAIEITENVLMDHNPSTRRIIEEVHAMGVRLSMDDFGTGYSSLGYLRRLPVSELKLDRSFVHDVTRDETVRALTNAIISIGRSLHLTVVAEGVEDEAQRDLLIAQGYRVAQGFLFAPALSAEDLEQWLERWDARRRSTTVTSTTVTTIVRP
- a CDS encoding RNA-binding S4 domain-containing protein is translated as MQNVTFELTGEFIALNDLLKVAGVADSGGAGKALVASGLVRVDGKPESRKTCKIRAGQIVSLDGVRIKVVGA
- a CDS encoding TMEM175 family protein, which gives rise to MGKSRLEAFSDGVIAIIITIMVLEMKAPHGTDLDELLPVLPTFLTYIMSYIYVGIYWNNHHHLFHVVQRVSGGVLWANLHLLFWLSLIPFVTHWLGENHLTAWPTALYGVVLFMAAVAYYILTRALLAVHGEGANLKLAAAIGRDAKGKLSVLGYALAIGLAFVAPAVSLGLYALVAIVWLIPDRRIEHVIES
- a CDS encoding GGDEF domain-containing protein, with the protein product MTHSAPTPVLGDNTRAAHELWHGELLSPPNLPSDDMRGRMGATPFAQSPSSMLPVTELLSSTRYAIPARRDMTTPGAHSPQPLPLTQDSLHSLLPTSFAANRGATIDEAARLAALRRYDILDSSPEPAFDRIVRIASYVLGTPISLVSLIDESRQWFKAKQGIDATQTPRSMAFCAHAILSDDVLVVPDAHADRRFADNPLVTGDPHIRFYAGAPLRTPEGHRLGTLCVIDRRPRTLDAEMRGLLADLSALVVDELELRRVNQVLGDMAMRDGLTGALNRRAFLMQAEQAFATARAQRRRLAVLMIDIDHFKAINDSWGHAIGDRVIVELTLVARATLRKGTVMGRLGGEEFAVLLPEADAHRAVQAADRLLSAISNTSVPGATGPVRFTASIGVGSLAPDDADFGAVLQRADRAMYAAKQAGRNRVAIV
- a CDS encoding flavin reductase family protein, coding for MTERLPVELPKAYRLLNHGPTVLVGSAHAGRRNVMAAAWNMPLDFSPPKVAVVIDRNTLTRELVEASGEFSLNVPARIIARETLAVGSVSGRDTDKFTDGTGVHAFEGSHIQAPLIGGCVAWLECRVIPEPHNQDRYDLFLGEVVAAWADPRAFRDGHWQFAPGVSRSIHYIAGGNFFETGEAFEVKS
- a CDS encoding DUF72 domain-containing protein — encoded protein: MSGNVYVGTASWTDKSLIACKRFYPPGHASAEARLRYYASRFPMVEVDSSYYAMPSGSNAQLWAERTPPSFVFNIKAFRLLTGHQTPRVAFPKDLQAALPPGPRANVYYKDVPAALQDEIWRRYLEALAPLARANKLGLVHFQFPPWLTGDKASRAHIEMCAERMAGYGVAAEFRHHHWFDDAHRDATLAWLRELGWVNTIVDEPQGFTNSIPTVWAATSPRAAVLRLHGRNHETWNVRDSTAASDRFNYDYREAELAALIDPIRIIAKEVAHVYVVFNNNYEDQGQRNALALMNLLGDSAIARTTAPTQLPPDEAASLF
- a CDS encoding alpha/beta fold hydrolase, which produces MPTPSQLLFLPGASGNTAFWQPVADQLSHPATRVVLGYPGFGATPADPAVNDIDALTQRVVAHLDQPTAIIAQSMGGILAIRAALARPEMVTHLVLSVTSGGVDMHDLGAKDWRDGFADANPTLPDWFLTYHADLSPDISRITQPTLLLWGDADPLSPVAVGERLHTLLPDARLHVVDGGAHDLAYAHAADVAPLIDAHLARV
- a CDS encoding glutathione S-transferase family protein, which gives rise to MTTDRRITFFHAPNTRSTGVLVLLDELQADYDLHLLRFATGEQRSADFLDINPMGKVPAIRHGDAVVTEQAAVYMYVAELYPEKGLSPPPGDPRRGAYLRWMVFYGSCVEPAVTDKALARPVMEHSRSPYGDYDEVMWTIERHLTQNPGPWWLGESFTAADALWGNALHFLTQFKMVPASPAIAAYVERFRARDSVKRGHAHDAELAKSLAASGT
- a CDS encoding OsmC family protein → MASGEHQYRVRIEWIGNQGTGTSGYREYGRNHVIDADGKPEIPGSADPAFRGDAARWNPEELLVASASACHKLWYLHLCSDAGIRVEQYRDDALGTMIDTPQEGRFTRILLRPHVTLRAGSDAKLAAELHHEAHAKCYVANSVNFPIDCEPQIDVLPD